CAGGCCGACCTCGGTCAACAACGTCGAAACTCTCTGCTGCGTGCCGCGAATTCTCGAACGGGGCGCCGGTTGGTTCGCCGCGATCGGTTCGAGCAAGAGCACGGGAACCAAGCTGTTGAGCATCTCGGGTGACTGCATGCGGCGCGGCGTCTACGAGGTGCCTCTCGGCACGCCGCTTTCGGCGGTGCTCGAGCTGTGCGGTGCCGGGGAGCCGATCGCGGTGCAGGTCGGCGGCCCCAGCGGCCAGATGGTGAGCCGGGCCGATTTCGGGCGCGAGATCTGTTTCGACGACCTGGCGACCGGCGGCGCGCTGGTCGTCTTCGACGCCACGCGGGATCCTCTCGAGATCGCCTCGCAGTACCTCGAGTTCTTCGTTCACGAGAGCTGCGGCTATTGCACGCCCTGCCGGGTCGGCAACGTCCTGCTCAAGGAGCGCCTCGACCGCATCTCGGTCGGCCGCGGCGAGGCGGGCGACCTCGACTACCTGCGGTCGCTGGCCGAGACCGTCAAGACCACGAGCCGCTGTGGCCTCGGCCAGAGCTCGCCCAATCCCGTTCTCTCGACGCTGCGCAGCTTTCTGCCGCTCTACCAAGCGCGGCTCGTGACGCCGGAGAACGGCCGCCAGGCGGCCTTCGATCTCGCCGCGCGCCTCGCCGAGGCCGGGGCGCTCGCCGGGCGCCAGGCGGTCGATCTCGAGTCCGGAGGGGAGCCGCGATGAGTCGCCCGCCGAGTACCCAGATGAGTGCGCAGACGAGTGCCCCGACGAGTGCCCCGACGATCAGCCTGACGGTCGATGGCCGCAGGATCGCGGCGTTGCCGGGGCAGACGATCCTCGAGGCGGCCGACGCGGCCGGCGTCTACATCCCGCGGCTCTGCTGGATGAAGGACCTGTCGCCTTTCGGCAGCTGCCGCATCTGCACGGTGCGGGTCAACGGCCGCGCCCAGGCGGCCTGCACCCAGCCGGCGGCACAGGGCATGGTCGTCGAGAACGACACCGAAGAGTTGCGTGCGCTGCGGCGCGATCTCGTCGACATGCTCTTCGTGGAGGGCAATCACTTCTGCATGATCTGCGCGAAGAGCGGCAACTGCGAGCTGCAGGCCGTGGCGTATCGCTTCGGCATCGCCGCGCCCCGGTTCCCCTTCGCCTTCCCGCTGCGCGAGCGCGACGCCTCGCATCCGGAGATCCTGCTCGATCGCGACCGCTGCATCCTCTGCGCCCGGTGCGTCCGCGCTTCGCGCGAGCTCGACGGCAAGGCGGTTTTCGGCTTCGAAGGTCGTGGCGCCGAGCGGCACCTCGCCGTGAACTCCGTCGAGGGCCTTGGCGGGACCGACGCCGAAATCACGGACCGCGCCGTTGCCGC
The nucleotide sequence above comes from Thermoanaerobaculia bacterium. Encoded proteins:
- a CDS encoding (2Fe-2S)-binding protein, whose amino-acid sequence is MSAQTSAPTSAPTISLTVDGRRIAALPGQTILEAADAAGVYIPRLCWMKDLSPFGSCRICTVRVNGRAQAACTQPAAQGMVVENDTEELRALRRDLVDMLFVEGNHFCMICAKSGNCELQAVAYRFGIAAPRFPFAFPLRERDASHPEILLDRDRCILCARCVRASRELDGKAVFGFEGRGAERHLAVNSVEGLGGTDAEITDRAVAACPTGTLMAKRVGFAVPVGRRRFDHLAIGAEIESPAPGRGGE